The Emys orbicularis isolate rEmyOrb1 chromosome 9, rEmyOrb1.hap1, whole genome shotgun sequence genomic sequence GGCCAActctggggtggagggacagCAGCCAGTCATCACACTGCACAGAAGTGGTGGGAGGAGAGGTTTTAGGCCAAAAACAATTGAGCAAGCCTCATATCTTATGGAAATTGCCAAGAGGTCTTCAGTGTAACCGCTGAGCAAACAGGACCCCTATGTTGTAGGGTCTTAGCTGAAAGATCCACACATAGTAAGCTGTATGGCCCTCAGTTTGTCTGTTTCAGAAGGATGAAAGACTGAGTCAGTCCTTCTGGAACTTGAACCTATGATTCCCATGGGTGTATGTATTTTAAGTCAGAGGTTTGCACCATGAACTACTTCCTCCAGCAAACTTaactgtagttaataaactacAGTTACCTGGATAATCGTTAGACATATAGGTATGGCCTCCGCAAGACCACTGACCTCCCTTTGTCTTTGAACAGATATAATTGACTAAAATGTGAAATAAAAAAGTCATTCTCAGTGTAACCTCCTAATTTAAGAATATGCCTTGGTATATTGGTGCATACATCTTTTACAGTAAGAATCTCTTCTAGCTCAAGAGCCAGAGGGAATATTTTGGTTGTCCGTTTGTGTTTAGAATACTCACGTGTGTACATGTACAATGCCTTTTAAAGTATGTCTTGTAAATCATATGGGGAGTCAAACCAAGTAATTTCTTTGAAAGAGACTCAACTCTTGGTGTAACAGGCAAGGGGCTTAATCAGGCTTGCTGGGAAGCAACTCTTCACTATAGGCAATGATTGTTAAATCACTCTGCATTATGTGATGGTGAGGCGTATATCTTGAGTCTGCAACTTTTGAAGTACAGAAGAAAAATGGGTTTTGAATTTTCTGAGCTTGTGGCCCTTTGAAAGCCTTGTTTGATTTACATTCCAGTAATCCTCCATGTTGACTCAAACACACGTGTGTTGAATACAATACAAATATCTAGCATTTGGATTCAGCTCTTCTTTGGACAATATTTGATTTCTCTGAGGGACTATTCTGATTCCTGTCTGTAATCCCTGGAGTGTTAGAAACAATAGGTTACAATTTTGTAGTGCTCCATTTATTTTCAAGGGAATTAAGAGGAAATTCAAATGATACCTGCTTTTGAAGGATGGGTATGATATACCTGTGCCTACAGATATAGCAGTGGGCTGCACACATGCACCATTTagtcctgagggaattctgcgccaaaaaaataaaaattatgcgcacaatattttaaaattcttcaaattttatttatcaataaatgttgctccagcatggcagtgggagcACAGGCCcctggctgcattgaggtgggagatcaccctaaCTCCCTCACATCCTCCCGGTACAGGAACTCGACAGgaaggctgcacccgaccctgacacagtgcaagggctgggcctaccccagaaacacccgggggccctgcctctgcaccaggtgtgggcaggcaggctcagctcagcaggatccaagtgtggagggggcttagtgtggggtgagaggtttctgtgtggggcagtttgggtgcgggtggctcagtggtagATTTGGATGCACAGGAGTTCGTTGTGGGGttccgggtgcaggggcaataggactctgcaggggatccaggtgaaggtgtgtggggggggtctgatGGCCACTCACTGCTGTATGTGAAATGGTTTGGTGAGTGGAGAGAAGTCGCAGCGTTCTTCCTAGAGGGCAGGTGTCCACAATACACgtagcttgcatctgaagaagtgaggttcttacccacgaaagcttatgctcccaatacttctgttagtcttaaaggtgccacaggaccctctgttgctttttacagattcagactaacacggctacccctctgatacttgacacaatacACAAGTTACCATCACATTTGGAACACTAATAGGCAGCCTCATCAGAGGAGTTGCagattcagtggacatagagactAAACTGCTCTGCCTCCACTAGAAGTTGTCCCTCTACTacagggcttgcagcaccatgctGGGCACTAGGGAATGTTTGAGTAGCAGTTACCCACATTTTACATTTTCTGTGCAGGATCTGGTCTCCTGGGTTGTCATTGTGGCACTTTGTACTAATTAATGTACACCAAAAAGAATATTAAGGGGGAGTGAGAGATGTACAATGGACTATTTCTCTTAAAGGCAGTAACCAGGCCTAGAGAGAGAATTTGTAACAGCGCTGAGTGACCTGCACCCTTGGACTTGCACAGATAGATTGCTCTGCCTTTGAGCTTCTATTTGATCACTGACTGGTTTATTTCCCTCTCTTCCTTCGCACATCTTTTATTGTAGATCAAAAAACAGCAGCAAGATGTGTTAGGCTTCTTGGAAGTCAACAAGATTGAATTTGAAGAAAAAGATATTGCAGCCAATGAGGAGAACCGGAAATGGATGAGAGAGAATGTCCCGGAAGAGAGCCGACCAGTGAGTGGAAACCCATTGCCCCCTCGAATCTTCAATGATAGCCGATATCTTGGGGTAAGAAACCATTTTAAGCTTCTCCTTGGCCTCCTCTTTCTGACTTTCCTAGACTTTATCCTGCTGCCAACTACAATATTGCTCTGATGATGGCATATGCCAGATGCAACAGAAAAGGCATAGGTTATCAATTATGTGGTGACTGTGAGAGGTGGCTTTTTGTCTATGAAGAGAAAGGGAATTTCCttgtaactaaggcctggtctacactaacccccaacttcgaactaaagtatgcaacttcagctacgtgaataacgtagctgaagtcgacataccttagttcgaacttagcgcggttcagacgcggtccacacgcggcaggcaggctccccgtcgactccgcggtactcctctcgccgagctggagtaccgcagtcgacggcgagcgcttccgggatcgatatatcgcgtccagaccagacgcgataaatcgaacccggaacttcgattcccagccgccgaactagcggctgggtgtagacataccctaagtcaaaATTTGAACCTAAATCTTCAGTATACTAACTATGTGCCATGTGGCCCTCAGACAGAACATGAAAAACGTTCTGCACTGTGTTGCATGAAATGATTAATAACTGAGGGACTGATGGTTGAGAAAGAGCTAGTAATGAAGAGGTGCATGTATCTAGTAACTAACTATTGACATATATATGGATAACTCTTgtagaaacaacgaggagtcctcgaGGcacctaagccctggtctacactacagggttaggtcgaatatTGATAGTACCCTGTAGAAACAGCCAACGTAACCTGGAGGAAAAAATCCATTTGCTTTAATTTCTTCAcacactggtctacactacggggttaggtcaaatttagccgcgttaggtcaatttaaaaatgaatgtgtccacacaaccaaccccgttccatcgacttacagggctcttaaaatcgactgctgtactcctccctggtgaggggagtagtgctaaaatcgaccttgctgggttgaatttggggtagtgcggctgcaaatcgatggtattggcctccgggagctatcccagagtgctccattgtgaccgctctggacagcactttgaactccgatgcactagccaggtacacaggaaaagccccgggaacttttgaatttcatttcatgtttggtcagcgtggcaaactcagcagcacaggtgaccatgcagtccccccagaatcgtagagcgtagaatgtttctacgctctccctatcatctccatccctgaggttatcgcagattagaaggcgaaaaaaatgcactcgcgatgacatgttttctgagctcatgcagtcctcctgcactgatagggcacagcttaatgcatggaggcattcagtggcagaggccaggaatgAATGAAATGAgcacgaagagcggaggcaggacacgatgctgaggctaatgggggagcaaatggacatgatgaagcgtctgttgggggagcaaatggacatgatgaagcgtctgttgggggagcaaaaggacatgatgaagcgtctgttggagctgcaggaaagccaacaagagcacagacccccgctgcatcccctgtataaccgcctaccctcctccccatgttccatagcctcctcacccagacgtccAAGAAcatgagggaggagagggggggcagggctccggGCAGCCAGctgctccactccagaggatggcccaagcaacagaaggctgtcattcaaacagtttgatttttagtgtggctacaataagcaatgtggccttgtcctcccctcctccaacaccccacccgggctaccttgtccgttatctcattttttttttaaattaataatgaaagaatgcatggttttaaaacaatagttactttatttcaaagggtggagggtggttggcttacagggaattaaaatcaacaaagggggcgggtttgcatcaaggggaaacacacacaactgtcacaccgaagcctggccagtcatgaaactggttttcaaagcctctctgatgcgcagcacgccttgctgtgttcttctaatcgccctggtgtctggctgctcaaaatcggacaccaggcgatttgccacaatctcccaccccgccataaacgtctcccccttactctctcagatattatggagcacacagcaagcagcagtaacgatgggaatgttggttgcgctgaacTCTGACCAACAGCAtcagtgagcttttaaacgtccaaaggcacattctaccaccattctgcacttgctcatgcttgctgtggtatggcgtctgcatgggtaacccaggaaaaaaggcgcgaaatgattctgccgttgctttcacggagggagggtcgactgatgacatgtacccaaaaccacctgcaacaatgtttttgccccatcaggcattgggagcttaacccagaattccaatgggtggcggagactggaggaactgtgggatagctacccacagtgcactgctccgtaagtcaatgctagccacggtagtgaggacgtactccgccgacttaatgtgcttagtgtggacatacggaatcgactgtataaaatcgacctaatttcatagtgtagacataccattagagactaacaaatgtatttgggcataagctttcgtgggctataacccacttcatcagatgcatggagtgaaaaataaataggcaggtataaatatacagcacatgaaaagatgggagttgccttaccaagtggggggtcagtgctaatgaggccaattcaatcagggtggatgtggcctatccccaacagttgacaagaaggtgtgagtatcaacagagggaaaattactttttgtagagacccagccactcccagtctttattcaggcctaatttgatggtgtcaagtttgcaaataagttccagttctgcagtttctcgttaaagtctgtttttcaaatgttttttttgttgaagaatggccacttttaagtctgttactgagtgtccaaggagattgaagtgctctcctactggtttttgaatgttacaattcttgatgtctgatttgtgtccatttattcttttgtgtagagactgtccagtttggccaatgtttatggcagaggggcattgctggcacatgatggcatatatcacattggtagatgtgcagatgaatgagcccctgatggtgtggctgatgtggttaggtcctatgatggtgtctcttgaacagatatgcggacagagttggcaacggggtttgttgcaggatttggttcctgggttggtgtttttgttgtgtggtgtgtggttgctggtgagtatttgcttcagcttGGGGGGCTGTctataagcgaggactggcctgtctcctaaggtctgtgagagtgaggtaTCAtcctccaggataggttgtagatccttgatgatgcactggagaggttttagttggggactgtaggtgatggctagtggcgttctgttactttctttgttgggcctgtcctggagtaggtgacctctgggtacccttctggctctatcaatctgtttcttcacttccccagatgggtattgtagttttaagaacgcttgatagagatcctgtaggtgtttgtctctgtctgagggattagagtaaatgcccaaataaattcattagtctctaaggtgccacaaggactcctcgttgtttttgctgatacggactaacacggctacccctctgaaatattTTTTGTAGAGCTCTCCTATAACATTCATAATAGCATTCAATTATATACAGTGTCACCTTCTTTCCTACAGCACTCCAGAGCCCATGTGTATACCTGCAGGGTCACTTCACAGATGTCCTTTACCAATTAAATGCAGCCACCTTTACATTGCAGAGCTGTAGCTGTCAAATGAAGCATGACAATGTTACACAGTGGTTTAGCACAGGGAATGAAGAAAACTGTGCAACTGTAATGACAGGGGATGCCTCTCTATCATACGTTTTTCTAGGGCACCCATCACCATAGAATTGGAGTTCCATATACAGTAATAAGGATTAGCACAGAATTATAGAGTAGTTGATAATAGACTGTTCTTTGCTTCTCCCTGGTTTGGTGGCATTTGCTTATATTGTATTTTGTTGTAATTTgttggtgtgacgggttggatcacagaaacccccttggggctgccaactgatgtgcgaagactacttctgctcctgctttcctgccctgtcagcttgagactccagagccctgcctggtttgagccagacccactagcctgctgcaaacccagacccaggtctgaaccacattccctaacagctgtaggcttaattgaaaacagcttaagaagtgttcctgtctccaacactcagatgcccaactcccaatggggtccaaaccccaaataaatccgttttaccctgtataaagcttttacagggtaaactcataaattgttcaccctctataacactgatagagaggtatgcacagctgtttgccccctcaggtattaatacataccctgggttaattaataagtaaaaaatgattttattaaatacagaaagtaggacttaagtggttccaagtagtaacagacagaataaagtgaattaccaagcaaaataaaataaaacgcacAAGTCtgagcctaatacagtaagaaaactgaatacagataaaacctcaccctcagtggtgttccagtaagcttctttttacagactagtctcctctagtctgggtccagcaatcactcatatcccctgtagttactgtccttcaTTCTAGTTTCTTGAAGGTAGCCTCTCTACTCCCCAAGGAtatcttttgagccagctgaagacaaaatggaggggtctccaaggggtttaaatagactttctcttgtgggtggataccccctcctctctcctatgcaaagtccagctccaagatggagttttggagtcacatgggtaagtcacatgtccatgcatgactcagaacttacaggtagcagccatggttcacatgctgccTTGAACGTcatcaagtagacttcttatgtggattggagccttccaagatcccttaagtgcttcttgattgggcacttaacttgcacatttctttcttaagaagctgaccaaatgctttgctaaggctacttagaaatcaagcaagtacacagccaatattcataacttcgaacacaaaaatgagacatgcatacaaataggatgaatagattcagtagatcataacctttacatagatatgttacatggtatatgtagcataaaacatattcctgttatgtcatatatacattcataagcatatttccataaagccttatggggtgcaatgtcacagttgggTACTGAGCAAAGGTTTTTTCAGGACACTGAGTCTGTCAGTGTCCTCTGCAAATGACCAGCTGAGCgttctgttctctctcttctgATAAGTTGCCCATAGTTGAGCTTTGGATCTGCCACAGGAGCACAGCCGTGCTGAGTCCAGTTTGGTCTTTAGCTGCCAGAACCTTGGAGAGAAGGACTGAAGAAAAGTGTGATATATGTAGCCTGAAGAGAGCAAGAGTGAGCCTGAAACAACAAGGGAGAAGGCGTTACTGGCAACTACATGGATTGCtctagaaaaaatattaaataaaaaacaaaaccccatctCCAAGAGAATAGGAGGAGATTCCCCTCCAGGCTAGAATGAAATTAAAGCCCTCAGCCATCTCTTCCTTAACCTTTAATTGCTAGTCCTCCTGAATAACTGGTTGCCTGGATCCTAAAACCTCAGGGATATCACAACATGAGTTTTTCCTCTTTCATCACTTCTGTGGCAGGCAATGGAAATACTACATTAGAGGGACTCTCTGGCTGGGAGCGCCCAAActgacaggggtgtgtgtgctgcACTGAAGTTGTACAGTGTTTGATACATGCAAGGGCCCTGACCCTTGAGGCTCTCAAGTTTTGTAATGCAATGAGAAGTCTGGGAACTATGGACCTGCTCCTTCAAGGTGCTGAGCTCTCCTGGAACTGttgagtgccctcagctcccactgagcgAGATGAGTTCACTTGGCACCTTACAGTATAGGCCCCTATGTTCTCCAGGAGAAATGGTTTCAAATATCATTGTGTATAGGACTAAGCTGAAGATCCCAGAGATTGCTCCTCCTTACAAGGAGATTTTTAAAGCTTTGTAGCACAGCCGTGCAAAGCAGTTATGTGTATGTGTCCTTCTTCTTAGTTCATTACTAATTAGATTTTAGAGGCACCTGCTGACGTAGCTTTCGGTGTATGTGAATGCAGCAGATCAAGAAGAAAGTGGTATGTTATCCAGAGAGGCTCTGGCATTGCTGCATTCCTCAGTCAGTCCTATATTTAgggacataggactggaagggactgcgTGGGTCATCACTTCCCATCCCGCTCCTATCGCAGGCAACACAGTCGTATAAACACcttcataaatgtatcaagctccatcttaaaactaggtTGGTTCTTTATCCTCACTATTCtctttgggaggctgttccagaacctcactcctctgatggttagaaacctttttcTAAagtccagcctaaatttattcatggtcAGTTTATACTCATTTGTTCTCATGCCAATGTTGTCCTTGAGCTTAAATAAGCTCCTCTTCTTCCCTAGTGTTTACccccctgatgtatttatagagagccaTTGTATTctctctcagccttcattttgctgGGTCAAACAAGTCAagctctccattcccctgatcatcctagtagctttctttgacCCTGTTCtactttgaattcatctttcttgaacatgggtgaccagaattgtagaTAGTTTTCCAGATGAGGGCTTACCAGTGACCTGTGTAATGGCATTAATACTTGCCTATCACTACTGAAAATAGCTTGCCTggtacatccaaggattgcatcaCATTGGTtgttcatagtcatcctgtggtcAACTAATATACCCAGATCTTTCTCCTACTCTATCATTTCCAACTGATGAGCACCCAGCTTATATTAGAAGTTCttattagtccctaagtgcatggcCTTGTactttgtactattaaatttcatcctatttctgttACTCAAGCGCTCAAAggtcttcctgtataatattccgaTCCTCCTCTGTGTTGACGACACCTCCCAACtttttgtcatctgcagatttcatTAGCACACGTTTACTTTTTGTGCCATGATCATtcctgaaaatattaaataagatcagtctcaagactgatccttgaggaacccCAGTAGTACTACCTCCAGCCCGATAGTTCTCTCTTCAACAC encodes the following:
- the SH3BGRL gene encoding adapter SH3BGRL, whose translation is MVIRVYIASSSGSTAIKKQQQDVLGFLEVNKIEFEEKDIAANEENRKWMRENVPEESRPVSGNPLPPRIFNDSRYLGDYEAFFEARENNAVYAFLGLTAPPGSKEAEALAKQQA